The Nitrospinota bacterium nucleotide sequence ATCCCTGGCTTCAGGTGCATTATTCACCAGGATTCCGTTAGGAACAGCGACGTTATATCTGGCGAGAATTTCTTTGGCCTGGTATTCGTGAATTTTCATAGATTCAGTCGTGATTTATTAGATTTCAATTGGGGAAAAGGAGACCGTTTTTATCATATGCCCTCAAATTTGTCAAAGCAAAATAAGGAAAGTCCGTACGTCAGCTTCGGTCGGCCTTATTTTTTTGGTATCTGGGGATAATTAAACTTTTGAGGTGATACTTTTTAGGGATTGAGTGTTTTGCTGTTGTGCATGGTTGTTATCGAATATCTGGATCCAGGCTTCGTGAAGAGGTTCCAACACCTTTATAATTGATTCCAGGGCCTTGCGATCCGATTTGATGTTGGCCAGGGTCAATTGACGTAAAATAAATTGATACAGGGTCTCCAGACGGGCGGTGACCTCGCCGCCATTTTTCAGGTTCAGGGAAACGGATAGTTCATTGACAATATCGTGGGTTTTCCCGATGTATTTTGCCTTCCCGGCAATATCGCCCTTTTCCATACTTTGCAGAGCCATTTTCGTAAACTTGATGGCGCCCTCATACATCATCAGAATCAATTTGCCTTGACTGGATGTGGAGACTTCGCTTTGTTTGTATGCATTGTGATACCGGGCAGGGACCATGTGAAAAAAGACTCCTTGAGACTGTAGCGTTAATTTTAACTTGATCCTGAATCTTAAGATTTCAGGTTATTAAGTCCGGCGAGCGCACTCTCGAATGCGC carries:
- the fliS gene encoding flagellar export chaperone FliS, whose protein sequence is MVPARYHNAYKQSEVSTSSQGKLILMMYEGAIKFTKMALQSMEKGDIAGKAKYIGKTHDIVNELSVSLNLKNGGEVTARLETLYQFILRQLTLANIKSDRKALESIIKVLEPLHEAWIQIFDNNHAQQQNTQSLKSITSKV